TACATCAATACGTTCGCGCAAAACCCGGAATATCCCCTGATCTTGATTCATCAGCTCCTGCATCGCGACAAGAACGTGCCTCTCATTCTCAACCAAGTGATCGCATCGCTCGGTGAAGGACCAAAAAGGCTCACCTCGCTTCTGAGCAGCGAAATCCGCGCAGGTAGAATCAGAAAAATCGAACCCATCCATTTTATTCTAAACCTCATCGGCATGATCATGGTGACCTACGTTTCCCGGCCCGCGTCAGAAATGCTCTCGCGGGCTTCGGGACTTACCCTCACCTATGATGAGGAATTTTACGAAACAAGAATAAAGGCCATCACCGACATGATTTGCGAAGGAATCCTGCTCAAGGAGTAATAACAATGAGAAAAAATGGCGAGATTTTTAAAGTGGTCATTGTCCTTCTCTGCCTTCCGGCCATCATTTTCAGCCTCAGCCTGAGGCAGGCGCAGGAATCCCTTTTGTACAACAATCTCGACATCGTCGCGGCGTACCAGGACTACTGCAAAAAATCCTTCGAGGAGGCGGAGGCCAAGTCGGGATGGTGGCCGTCGCTCGACGTAGTGGGATCGTATGATTATTTCTCGGAGCGAAACTCCATAAAGTTCCCGGACAACCTCCCCGTGCCCCCGGCGAGCCCGCTGTCGGCCCTGGCCGGAAAATCGCTCACCATGGGCAACTACTACCGCGCCGAGGCCGGCCTCGACCTGAGTTACCCGATCACGTCCGCGTTTGTCAACATCTTCAACGTGCGGTACCGGCACCTCGGCCTCCAGATGAAGGACGCGCAGAACGAAGGGCTTAAGAGCCAGCTTTCCTTTAAACTGGGCGCGCTGTATTTCCTCTGGAGCCTGTCGTACGGCCAGGCCGAGGTGTACCAGACGCTCGTGACGCAGCTCACCGAGCAGGCCGCTCAGGTGAAGAACCTCAAGACCGGCGGCGTCGCGTCGTCGTCGAACGTGCTCGATGCGCTGGCGCGGCTCGCGAGCGCAAAGGCCGACCTCGTGACCGCGCAGAACCAGACCGACTCGCTCAGGCTTGAACTCGTGGACTTTACCCAATGTAAAGATTCGGCCCCCGTGCCCGAGGAGTACTCGTTCGACCTCGATCCGGCCGCGCTCATGGCGCTCGACACCGTGACGCTCAACGACACGCGGCCGGAGCTCGCGGCCATGGACCTCGGCATGAACCAATTGCTCGCTCTCCAGGACATCATCCGCGGCCAGAAATATCCCAACCTCATCGCGGTCGCCGGATACCGGTACGGAAACCCCGGGCTCAGAATGGGCGGCACCGATTTCATGGGCTATGCCGAGGCCGGCCTGACCCTCAAATGGAACCTGTTCGACGGGTTCAAGGTGACCAACCAGAGAAAGCAGACGGCGCAGCAGGCGGAGATCATCAAATACCAGAAGCAGCAGCAGATTGACGCATTTAACAATGCGATCAAGAACGCGAAGTTGCAGATCACGCGGGCGATTCGCCAGCAGGACGCGGCGCAGGCCTCGCTTGCCGCCGCAGAAGCGGTGGTCACCGATGCAAAGAACAGCCTCACCGCGGGCATCGTGACCCAGACCGATTACCTGAATGCGCTCACCGCACGCGCGCGCGCCGCCCTGGCCGTGAAGCAGGCCGCGTTCATGAGGAACATGGCCGTACTGCAACTGTATTTCGCGTCAGGAAAGGAACTTAAGTTTTAAAAAAAATCACCGCTGAGACACAGAGGACACAGAGAAAAAAGTGAAGAGTGAAGAGTAAATAAAAGAATGTGTTTTTACTTGCTGCTGACCGCTGAAAACTGACTGCTCATCAATAAATGAAAGAGGTGCATATGAATACCAGACAACCCGCGAACGTCCTGAAAATCATCCTGCTTATCACGCTTGGATTTCTCCTCTCCTGCAGTTCCATGAACAGCAAGAACTTCATCGGCTCGGCCGTGGTCGAGGCGCAGACCTACCAGGTCGCCACCACGGCCCAGGGCACCATCGTTGCGCTGTACAAAGAGGAAGGCCAGCAGGTGGCCAAGGGCGAGCTCATCGCCGTCATCGACACGGTGCCCCTGGTGCTCAGGGTCAACGAGGTCAACACGTCGCTCGCAGAGCTCCTCGGCAGCATTGCCGCGCAGAAAGACCAGCTCTCGTCGCAGGAATCCGACGTGAAGGGCGTCGAGCGCGAATACAAGCGGATCGCGGAGCTCGTTGCCCAGGGGTCGGCGCCCTCGCAGCAGAAGGACAACCTGCAGACCCAGGTAGAATCGTCAAGCCTCAGGGTGCAGGCCAACAAGATGTCGCTTACGGCACTCGCGGCAAAAATAAGCACGATCAACGCGCAGAAGGCCGAGCTCATGAACCAGATCGCGCACTGCTACGTGCGGTCGCCGGCGCCGGGCACGGTCTTGACAAAATATAAAAACCTCGGCGAGGTGGCGCTGCCCGGCAACCCGGTGTTCGAAATCGGCGCTTACGACACCATGCAGGTCGATTTCTACGTACCGCAGACCATGCTCGCCGGGTTCAGGCTCGGCCAGGCCGTACGGATAAGACTGGATGATCAGGGAAGCGGCAATAAAAAGAAAGAGACGTTTGTTCCCGCACAGATTACCTGGATTTCAAGCGATGCAGAATTTTCGCCGAAAAATATCCAAACGAGAGAAAGCAGGAATGAATTGGTTTTTAAGATTCGAGCATTAGCGGCTAACAAAGACGGGATATTAAAAAGAGGACTTCCGGTTGAGGTATGGAGATAAATTTAGGTTATCTGGCGATACGATTTTAGCCGCGCGTGAAACGATGGCAACAAATCATATTTCCCCTCTCCGATTCGGAGAGGGGCGGCCCGCAGGGCCGGGGTGAGGTCGCCTTTTGTCGATAGATGTTCGATGGGCGCCACGGCCGAAGTTGACTAATCGGAACTCCGCTGCCGCGTTAGGGGCGACTGGAGGCCGCGCCGGAGCGCGGTGCTGCCCGGCCCTCGCCGAAGGCATATAGGGGCCGTGGCAGCCCGAGCCGAAGGCGAGACCGGAAGGACGGCCGACCCGAGCCTGAGGTTTGCCGAGGGCGAGGGGAACGCCCAATTGAATTAAAAAGACTATTATGAATTATTCCATCGAAATAAAAGACCTTTACAAAAACTACTCCGGCGAAAAAGCACTCGACGGCGTGAGCTTCAATGTTCCGCACGGCTGCCTCTTCGGCCTTATCGGCGCCGACGGCGCGGGCAAGAGCACGCTCATGCGCATCCTGACCACGCTCATCGACGCGGACAAGGGCGAGGCGCGCGTGCTCGGCATGGACGCGCAGAAGGATTACAAGAAGATCCGCACCATGATCGGCTACATGCCGCAGAAGTTTTCGCTCTACCCCGATTTGTCGGTGGAGGAGAACCTCACGTTCTTCGCCGACATCTTTGACGTGTCGGCGGCCGAGCGCGATGCGCGAATGCAGCGGCTGCTGTCGTTCGCGCGGCTCGAGCCGTTCCGCGGCAGGCGTGCGGCAAACCTTTCAGGCGGCATGAAGCAGAAGCTGGCGCTCTGCTGCTGCCTGGTCCATACCCCGCGGGTGCTGTTTCTCGACGAGCCCACCACGGGCGTTGACCCGGTGTCGCGCAAGGAATTCTGGGAAATTTTGCGCGACTTGCGCAGCCAAGGGATCGCTATCCTGTTTTCAACGCCCTACATGGACGAGGCCGGAAAATGCGACGACCTGCTGCTGCTCGATCACGGCAGGGTCATTGCCGCCGGCACACCGGCCGCGCTCGTGTCGTCGTTTCCGTACCTTCTTTACAGAGTGGAAAGTCCGGCCGGATCGCTCGCCTGGCCGCGCGGCAGGGCCCTGCCACAGGGGATTGCGGCGATATACCCGAGTTCCGGCGCACTGCACGCCACCTGCTCGGACACGTCCATGGACGAAGACCGGCTGTTATCCCTGGTGCATCCGGCAGTTCCGGCCGCTCAAACGGCCGCCCGCATCCGGCCGGGAATCGAGGACGCGTTCATTTATCATTTGTCAACTCATCCCGCGGCGCTTTCCGCCCCTCCTGTCGGGCGGGCGCAATCCCCTCTTTCAAGAGAGGGGAAGCCGAGCGAAGCGGGGAAGGGTGAAGTGGAAGAACTCAACGGATAGAATTTTCGGTCCTATGGCTCTCTCAATAGAAACAAAAGACCTCACCAAAAAGTTCGGCGGCTTCACCGCGGTCGACCGCATCAGCATCGCTGTTGACAAGGGCGAAATCTTCGGCTTTTTGGGCGCCAACGGCGCGGGCAAGACCACGGCCATCCGCATGCTGTGCGGCCTGCTCAACCCCACCAGCGGGGAAGGCCATGTGGCAGGGTTCGACATCATGAGGCAGACGGCCAGCATCCGCACGCGCATCGGGTATATGTCGCAGAAATTTTCGCTGTATTCCGACCTCAAGGTCATGGACAACCTCCGCTTCTACGGGTCGCTCTACGGCCTTTCGGGAAAGGCCCTTGACGAACGCATCAGCGCCATGGCCGGCTTTCTGGGCCTGCTCGACCTGCTCGGCCGCACCACGTCCGATATTCCCTGGGGATGGCAGCAGCGGCTCTCCCTGGCCTGCGCCAATCTTCACAAACCGGAAATTCTTTTTCTCGACGAGCCGACGGGCTCGGTGGACCCCGTAAGCCGCCGCAACTTCTGGGACCTGATTCAGGAGCTTTCCGCCGGCGGCACCACCGTGTTCGTCACCACGCACCATATGGACGAGGCCGAATATTGCAACCGCATCTCCATCATGGTGAGCGGCAGGATAGCGGCCGTGGACTCTCCCGCCGCGCTCAAGCGGCGCCACGGCGTTGCCACGCTGCACGACGCGTTCCTGGCCATCGTGGAAGGGGGCGCGCAGTGAACCGGCGGCTGTTTGCGATCCTGCGCAAGGAAACGTGGCACATCCTGCGCGACTGGCAGTCGCTCATCATCATCATCGCCATGCCCACGTTCATGATGTTTCTGTACGGCTACGCGTTCGACGTGAACATCAACGACGTGCCGGTGCTCATCGTCGACCCGCAGCCCACGCCCGAAACCGCGGCCATCGCAAGGGCCGTGGACCACAGCAGCCTGTTCAAGGTCTCGGGGACCGTGCGCACGCTGCAGGACCCGCTCGAGGTGTTCAAGACCACGAACATCCGCGCCATTATCCGCTTCATGCCGGGATTCACCGCCGACCTGCGCCGCGGCGGCGCGCCCGCAACGGTGCAGGTGCTCATCGACGGGGCGGACCAGAACCTCGGCACCATCCTGCGCAACGCCGCCGAACCGTTTTTACAGAAAACGGTGTTCGACCTGCTGCAATTGCGCATGCCCGCGGGCATCACGGTGAAACAGACCATTCTTTACAACCCGCAGCAGAAGGCCGCCCAGTTTTTCGTGCCCGGTTTGGTCGCGCTGTTCCTCATGATGATCTGCGCGCTGCTCACGTCGCTCACCATCACGCGCGAAAAGGAGCACGGCACCATGGAACAGCTGCTCATTTCGCCCGTGCGGCCCGTCGAAATTCTTGTTGGTAAAATCGCGCCCTACATCGTGCTTTCCGCGCTCGACGGGTTCATCATCCTCGCGGTCGGGCGGTTCGTGTTCGGCGTGCACATCATGGGCAGCCTGCTCCTGCTCTCGGCCGCGGCGTTCATCTTCATTTTCGTGGCGCTGAGCGTGGGCCTGCTCGTGAGCACCGTGGCGAAAAAACAGGAACACGCCATGCTCATGGTCATGCCGCCCACCATCCTGCCCACGGTGATGCTGTCCGGGTTCATTTTTCCGGTGGCGAGCATGCCGGTATGGCTGCAGGTTCTGTCGGCAATACTTCCCCCGACTTACTTCCTCCAGATCATCCGCGGGGTGATCCTCAAGGGCGTGGGGATGGCGGTGCTGTGGCCGCCCGTGCTGGTGCTGTCGCTCATGGGACTTTTTCTGCTCGCGCTGTCGGTGCGGGCGTTCAGGGAGAAGGCATGAACTTTCTCAGACTGGTAATCCAGAAGGAATTCGCCCATATCAGGGCCGACGAGATTACGATACGCCTCATGATCGCGCCCGTGTTCGTGCTCATGTTCATCCTGGGCTACGCCATCACCACCGAGGTCAAGAACGTCACCATCGCCGCGGTTGACAGAAGCGACACGCCGGCGAGCCGCGACCTGGTGCAGACCATCCAGCACAACCCGTTCTTCATATTCAAGGGATACGCAGGCTCCGAAACGGAAGCCCGGCTCATGCTTGACAGAGGCGACGCGAGGCTCGCCTTGCTGATTCCCGCCGACTTCGGCAAAAACCTCGGCAACGGCGCCGCCGACGACGTCGGGCTCCTGGTGGACGGACAGGACGCGAACTCGTCGAACGTCTCGTCGGGCTACATCCAGTCCATCATCCTGCTGTGGAGCCGCGGCATGCTCAAGCAGCGCCTCGCTGCCGCCGGCGTGAATGTGCGCACCGTGCTGCCCGTCGACGTCCGGCCCGAAATCTTTTTCAACCCCATGCTCAAGTCGTCCTGGTACATGATACCGGCCCTCGCCGTGGTCCTGGTCACCATGATCACGGCGCTGCTCACGGGATTTTCCATCGTGCGCGAGAAGATGTCGGGGACGCTCGAGCAGCTCATGGTGACGCCCATCGGCCCGGTGCATGTGGTGATGGGCAAGGTGGTGCCCTACGCGCTCATCGGGCTGGTCGAGCTGACCGTGGTGCTGGTGCTCGCTACGCTCTGGTTCCGCGTCCCGTTCCACGGCAACTTCGGCGTGCTGCTTTTGTTCGGCGCCGTGTACATGATGTCGTCGCTGGGCGTGGGTATCCTCGTTTCGACTGTGGCGCGCACCCCGCAGCAGGTATTGTTCATGCTGTGGTTCTTTCTCATTTTCTTTTTGTTCCTCTCAGGACTCTTTCTGCCCCTCGAACAAATGCCCGCATGGGTGCAGAAGCTCACCTACATCAACCCGCTGCGCTATTTCATGTTCGTGCTGCGCTCCATGTTTCTCAAGGGCAGCGGGCTTGCCGAGCTGTGGCCGCAGGCCGCGGCGATGCTCGTGATCGGCACCGTGCTGTTCGGCGCGGCATTGGCGGCGTTTCAGAGAAAAGTTTCATAAAGATTTTCCGGGGGAGAGGTATACTGCTGACCGCCGACCGATGACCGCTGTCTCCTTATCACCACACGCGCCGGGATTCAAGTATTTTTTCATCAAGCCATTATCTGATTTCGGAGTTAGATAACCATGCCTTTTTACGAATTCTCCTGCCCAAACTGCAACACCATATTCACCTTTTTCTCGCGCACCGTGAACACCAAGAAGATCCCTGATTGTCCGAAATGCAAAAAGCGAAAACTCGAGCGCCGCATATCCCTGTTCGCCGTGGGCGGCGGGTCGAAAAAGGGAGAAGATGACCAAGCCGGAGCTAAGCCGACCGACGACCTGCCCATTGATGAGGGAAAAATGGCAAAGGCCATGGAGACGCTTGCAAGCGAAGCCGGCCGCATGGACGAAAACGATCCGCGCCAAGCGGCAAACCTCATGCGAAAGCTTTCGGACATGACAGGGCTTAAATACAACGACAAGATGAACGATGCGCTGGCGAGGCTTGAGTCCGGCGAAGACCCTGATGCGATCGAGGCGGAAATCGGCGACTCGCTGGAAAACGAGGACCCCTTTATTTTACCCGAAAAGGGCGAGACCGGCAAACCGGCCGCTCCTAAAAAGACGAAAATGGAACGGGACGAAAATGTTTACGATTTGTAAATATTTCCTCTCTTGAGGTTACAAATGCCAACACAATCGGACCTCGAAATACGGCGCTTCAACGAATGGGCAAAGACCTACGACCGTTCGTTTCTCCAGCGGCTGTTCTTCGGCCCCATCCATTCGAGGGTGCTTGACATTTGCAATTCATCCGCGGCGCCGCCCGCGAGCGTGCTCGACGTCGGCTGCGGCACGGGCAGGCTGCTCTATCTGGCGGCGACGCAATGGCCGGGGGCGAAATTTTCCGGCGCCGATCCCGCCCCCAACATGATCTCGGCGGCCCGGCGCCTCAACCCGAACGCGGAATTCACGGTTGCCAAAGCGGAATCCCTGCCGCTGCCGGATCACTCGGCCGACCTCGTGATGAGCAGCATGTCGTTCCATCACTGGGAGGACCAGCGCAAGGCATTGAAGGAAATCGCGCGGGTGCTGCAACCCGGAGGAAGGTTCTGCCTGGCCGACCACACGGCGGTGCTGGCAAATCTTCACGGGGAACACGCGAAAAGCAAGGGGCAGCTCAGGCTGTTGTTCGAAGAAGCCGGGCTTGACGTGGTGATACAGAAGAGAATGTGGACGAGATTCGTGCTGATTTCGGTGGGGCAGAAAAAGGCCGATCGCTGAATCAGGCGCAGGGCTACCATACGAAAGGTATCAAACGGTATCTTATTTTTTTCATGTACGCATCATATCCCTCCAGCCCTTTGGAAAGCACCGCCTCTTCATTTTTAATCCTGAATGATATTAGGCACGGAATGATTGCCGCCGGAATCAACGAATAAAGCGAGCCCAGTACAAGCGGCGCAAAACCAAAAATGACCGTGAATGCCAGGTACATCGGATGCCGGATGACCGCATACATTCCCGTGTCGATGACTTTCTGGCCCCTCTGAACCTCAATCACGCGTGACGCAAAGCTGTTTTGTTTCATGACGGCAAAAAGCATGATGAATCCGGCAAACATCATGACCGCAGAAGCAATCACCAGTTGCATCGGCACGCTTGACCAGTGAAACCGATAATCGAGCCCCGAAACCAGCAGCATCAAAAGAGCGCAGAGAACCAGCAGGGCCATGACGACCTGCTGGGGCCTTTCCTTCTCGTCACCTCTCACCCTTTTCTTAAAATAATCCGGGTTGTCAAAAGCGAAGTACAGCAAGACGGCGAGAAACGGCAGGATAAATGCGCCGAGAAAGAGCCAGCCGTTCAAGAAACGAAGGCTGCCGGCGCCCAGGAATAAGGGAATGCCGAACATCAAAAGGCACAACAGACCGTTGACAAATGCTTTTTTGACAAGAGCGAACGGCACGTCTTGTCCTGCCACTGGAAATGAATCTCTTACGCACCGATTGCCGCGAGGGCTGAGCAATTTCATTGAACAGCCCTCTTCACTTTTTTCACCAGAAAATCAACATTGACCGTTGACAAATCCAACCCGGTTTCTTTTTTCCTGCCCGACAGGTTTTCGAACATGCACAGGATGCTGAAGTTTCCGTCTTCATGAAGGTACAACCCCACTTTTCCACAGCCCGCCGCGGGTCCCTTTTCAAATGCGGCAATCACGTCCTTGAGAAGTATTGTCGATGACCCGGCGCCCGGCGAGGAAAAAACAAACCCCTGCAGCATGCCGTCATACGCGACCGTTAACCGGCCCTTTTCGATGACGGCGGGTTTCTGCGCATTGCGGGTCGGGACGCTCATTTTGACAAAATAATCAAAATCATTTTTGTCCACCGCGTACGTCGTGTCGTACAAAGAGTAGCCGAACCATTCCTTTTCATCATAATTCCATTGCCACCGTTCCTTGTATGAGATCCCCAATTGCAATGCGAATGCCTTTGGCGTCAGCGTGTCCTTGCTGTTGGAGAATCCCGAAAACACGCCGAGCCTGTCGTAATCGTACAAAT
This genomic interval from Chitinivibrionales bacterium contains the following:
- a CDS encoding helix-turn-helix domain-containing protein codes for the protein MVKQKIKKALPPPDLTTEQKILAAARQEFCERGIDGTRMQAIADRAGVNKALLHYYFRTKEKLFHIIIRDLVTTIWGKINRELDSAGTPADARTVISTLVSAYINTFAQNPEYPLILIHQLLHRDKNVPLILNQVIASLGEGPKRLTSLLSSEIRAGRIRKIEPIHFILNLIGMIMVTYVSRPASEMLSRASGLTLTYDEEFYETRIKAITDMICEGILLKE
- a CDS encoding TolC family protein — encoded protein: MRKNGEIFKVVIVLLCLPAIIFSLSLRQAQESLLYNNLDIVAAYQDYCKKSFEEAEAKSGWWPSLDVVGSYDYFSERNSIKFPDNLPVPPASPLSALAGKSLTMGNYYRAEAGLDLSYPITSAFVNIFNVRYRHLGLQMKDAQNEGLKSQLSFKLGALYFLWSLSYGQAEVYQTLVTQLTEQAAQVKNLKTGGVASSSNVLDALARLASAKADLVTAQNQTDSLRLELVDFTQCKDSAPVPEEYSFDLDPAALMALDTVTLNDTRPELAAMDLGMNQLLALQDIIRGQKYPNLIAVAGYRYGNPGLRMGGTDFMGYAEAGLTLKWNLFDGFKVTNQRKQTAQQAEIIKYQKQQQIDAFNNAIKNAKLQITRAIRQQDAAQASLAAAEAVVTDAKNSLTAGIVTQTDYLNALTARARAALAVKQAAFMRNMAVLQLYFASGKELKF
- a CDS encoding HlyD family efflux transporter periplasmic adaptor subunit — its product is MNTRQPANVLKIILLITLGFLLSCSSMNSKNFIGSAVVEAQTYQVATTAQGTIVALYKEEGQQVAKGELIAVIDTVPLVLRVNEVNTSLAELLGSIAAQKDQLSSQESDVKGVEREYKRIAELVAQGSAPSQQKDNLQTQVESSSLRVQANKMSLTALAAKISTINAQKAELMNQIAHCYVRSPAPGTVLTKYKNLGEVALPGNPVFEIGAYDTMQVDFYVPQTMLAGFRLGQAVRIRLDDQGSGNKKKETFVPAQITWISSDAEFSPKNIQTRESRNELVFKIRALAANKDGILKRGLPVEVWR
- a CDS encoding ABC transporter ATP-binding protein encodes the protein MNYSIEIKDLYKNYSGEKALDGVSFNVPHGCLFGLIGADGAGKSTLMRILTTLIDADKGEARVLGMDAQKDYKKIRTMIGYMPQKFSLYPDLSVEENLTFFADIFDVSAAERDARMQRLLSFARLEPFRGRRAANLSGGMKQKLALCCCLVHTPRVLFLDEPTTGVDPVSRKEFWEILRDLRSQGIAILFSTPYMDEAGKCDDLLLLDHGRVIAAGTPAALVSSFPYLLYRVESPAGSLAWPRGRALPQGIAAIYPSSGALHATCSDTSMDEDRLLSLVHPAVPAAQTAARIRPGIEDAFIYHLSTHPAALSAPPVGRAQSPLSREGKPSEAGKGEVEELNG
- a CDS encoding ABC transporter ATP-binding protein — protein: MALSIETKDLTKKFGGFTAVDRISIAVDKGEIFGFLGANGAGKTTAIRMLCGLLNPTSGEGHVAGFDIMRQTASIRTRIGYMSQKFSLYSDLKVMDNLRFYGSLYGLSGKALDERISAMAGFLGLLDLLGRTTSDIPWGWQQRLSLACANLHKPEILFLDEPTGSVDPVSRRNFWDLIQELSAGGTTVFVTTHHMDEAEYCNRISIMVSGRIAAVDSPAALKRRHGVATLHDAFLAIVEGGAQ
- a CDS encoding ABC transporter permease, producing MNRRLFAILRKETWHILRDWQSLIIIIAMPTFMMFLYGYAFDVNINDVPVLIVDPQPTPETAAIARAVDHSSLFKVSGTVRTLQDPLEVFKTTNIRAIIRFMPGFTADLRRGGAPATVQVLIDGADQNLGTILRNAAEPFLQKTVFDLLQLRMPAGITVKQTILYNPQQKAAQFFVPGLVALFLMMICALLTSLTITREKEHGTMEQLLISPVRPVEILVGKIAPYIVLSALDGFIILAVGRFVFGVHIMGSLLLLSAAAFIFIFVALSVGLLVSTVAKKQEHAMLMVMPPTILPTVMLSGFIFPVASMPVWLQVLSAILPPTYFLQIIRGVILKGVGMAVLWPPVLVLSLMGLFLLALSVRAFREKA
- a CDS encoding ABC transporter permease, producing the protein MNFLRLVIQKEFAHIRADEITIRLMIAPVFVLMFILGYAITTEVKNVTIAAVDRSDTPASRDLVQTIQHNPFFIFKGYAGSETEARLMLDRGDARLALLIPADFGKNLGNGAADDVGLLVDGQDANSSNVSSGYIQSIILLWSRGMLKQRLAAAGVNVRTVLPVDVRPEIFFNPMLKSSWYMIPALAVVLVTMITALLTGFSIVREKMSGTLEQLMVTPIGPVHVVMGKVVPYALIGLVELTVVLVLATLWFRVPFHGNFGVLLLFGAVYMMSSLGVGILVSTVARTPQQVLFMLWFFLIFFLFLSGLFLPLEQMPAWVQKLTYINPLRYFMFVLRSMFLKGSGLAELWPQAAAMLVIGTVLFGAALAAFQRKVS
- a CDS encoding zinc ribbon domain-containing protein, with amino-acid sequence MPFYEFSCPNCNTIFTFFSRTVNTKKIPDCPKCKKRKLERRISLFAVGGGSKKGEDDQAGAKPTDDLPIDEGKMAKAMETLASEAGRMDENDPRQAANLMRKLSDMTGLKYNDKMNDALARLESGEDPDAIEAEIGDSLENEDPFILPEKGETGKPAAPKKTKMERDENVYDL
- a CDS encoding methyltransferase domain-containing protein; the encoded protein is MPTQSDLEIRRFNEWAKTYDRSFLQRLFFGPIHSRVLDICNSSAAPPASVLDVGCGTGRLLYLAATQWPGAKFSGADPAPNMISAARRLNPNAEFTVAKAESLPLPDHSADLVMSSMSFHHWEDQRKALKEIARVLQPGGRFCLADHTAVLANLHGEHAKSKGQLRLLFEEAGLDVVIQKRMWTRFVLISVGQKKADR
- a CDS encoding isoprenylcysteine carboxylmethyltransferase family protein, with protein sequence MPFALVKKAFVNGLLCLLMFGIPLFLGAGSLRFLNGWLFLGAFILPFLAVLLYFAFDNPDYFKKRVRGDEKERPQQVVMALLVLCALLMLLVSGLDYRFHWSSVPMQLVIASAVMMFAGFIMLFAVMKQNSFASRVIEVQRGQKVIDTGMYAVIRHPMYLAFTVIFGFAPLVLGSLYSLIPAAIIPCLISFRIKNEEAVLSKGLEGYDAYMKKIRYRLIPFVW